A single window of Aspergillus puulaauensis MK2 DNA, chromosome 5, nearly complete sequence DNA harbors:
- a CDS encoding DUF2293 domain-containing protein (COG:S;~EggNog:ENOG410PQXY;~InterPro:IPR018744;~PFAM:PF10056), with product MQHFLSSMFPFNVHGLPLVFRITRPDNMAPTTRNQNPARRKARKIQHRPRKKNRVEKRSTPSSPQFKIAKSRPRTLSKQALLKKSGLTTVNPKAAESKGSPRMVKYQLSTQWPSSEPFEKNCLQRDPLPANYVYVPRGDVYVTRNCRSKTKESQRLVYKVYDNTGKRAQGIRIPADVYTTVLQSAQETAESRANAVKLRDEKDLAQSRELLCKQFPLMPRESLDVILHHAFLKGSGRVGRTTTTSDERKAILAVEAHIRHIHTPYETLLREGKSREGARKEVWEMVHTIRMAWAGRAHGEQPAHLPVRSRTSSTE from the exons ATGCAACATTTTTTATCCTCCATGTTCCCATTTAACGTACACGGTCTCCCTTTGGTTTTCCGCATAACCCGCCCCGACAACATGGCGCCCACTACTCGCAATCAAAATCCAGCTCGGAGAAAAGCCCGCAAGATCCAGCATCGCCCAAGAAAGAAGAACCGCGTCGAGAAACGGTCGACTCCGAGCTCCCCTCAATTTAAAATAGCCAAGAGCCGTCCTCGAACTCTATCGAAACAAGCCCTGCTCAAGAAATCGGGTCTTACCACAGTGAACCCCAAGGCTGCCGAAAGTAAAGGCAGCCCGCGCATGGTGAAATACCAGCTTTCCACCCAATGGCCGTCGTCAGAGCCCTTTGAAAAG AACTGTCTCCAGAGGGATCCGTTGCCAGCGAACTATGTGTATGTTCCTAGGGGCGATGTCTACGTTACTCGGAACTGCCGAAGTAAGACAAAGGAGAGCCAAAGACTagtttataaagtttat GACAACACAGGAAAGAGGGCACAGGGGATCCGTATCCCGGCCGATGTCTATACCACTGTCTTACAATCCGCACAAGAAACAGCCGAGTCTCGGGCTAACGCCGTCAAACTCCGCGACGAGAAGGACCTAGCTCAGTCACGGGAGCTTCTCTGCAAGCAATTTCCCTTGATGCCAAGAGAGTCTCTTGACGTTATCCTCCATCACGCTTTCCTCAAAGGCTCCGGCCGCGTCGGAAGGACCACGACCACCTCGGACGAGCGCAAGGCCATTCTAGCGGTAGAAGCGCACATTCGCCATATACATACCCCATACGAGACGCTTCTACGTGAAGGGAAATCACGGGAAGGGGCCCGCAAAGAGGTTTGGGAAATGGTTCATACTATCCGAATGGCCTGGGCTGGCCGGGCCCACGGCGAACAACCAGCACACCTTCCCGTACGCAGCCGAACGAGCTCAACGGAATAA
- a CDS encoding pseudouridine synthase PUS7 (BUSCO:EOG09261EY9;~COG:S;~EggNog:ENOG410PFCW;~InterPro:IPR001656,IPR020103,IPR042214,IPR011760;~PFAM:PF01142;~go_function: GO:0003723 - RNA binding [Evidence IEA];~go_function: GO:0009982 - pseudouridine synthase activity [Evidence IEA];~go_process: GO:0001522 - pseudouridine synthesis [Evidence IEA];~go_process: GO:0009451 - RNA modification [Evidence IEA]), which translates to MDISDLIEPPQKRLKTEGASSTEEVTLPAGAAPPQTATEDPLSREIEVGITEFVSADNEGFAGILKKRYTDFLVNEILPSGKVLHLQSTAVPKTTEEDSGDAPAPAEEKPKEPETPAEESPAPAEFQLTDEDRVLLDELFGAQYVQKILSLHRKATTNLKAKPSDLGRLNTIVVDDRDKRIKIHHAVRRIFNSQLESSTDHDGTMVLSAASNRNKKNAQGGGRGGGNGRERGRVNWDDLGGPYLHFTIHKENKDTMEVISFIARQLKMNPKSFQFAGTKDRRGVTVQRACAYRLQADRLAKLNRTLRNAVLGDFEYQRHGLELGDLYGNEFVVTLRECDIPGVSPKDGETAVTTATELASSALKSLHQRGYFNYYGLQRFGTFATRTDTIGVKILQDDFKGACDAILDYSPHVLAAAQAGEAATVNISSEDKARAESIHIFQTTGHVTDAVEKMPRKFTAESNIIRHLGRSKNDSLGALQTIPRNLRLMYVHAYQSLVWNLAVGERWRLYGDRVVEGDLVLVHEHRDKDGSAAAASAGAGAESATVDADGEVIIAPQEGDSAYAAEDTFTRARALTADEANSGKYNIFDIVLPLPGFDIVYPPNKMTDFYKEFMSSPRGGGLDPFNMRRKWKDASLSGSYRKVLSRMGPDFSVEAKLYSADDQQFVTTDLEKLRSKSKDGEQMDTEGGKEHDKIAVVLKFQLGSSQYATMALRELMRGKVKAYQPDFGGGR; encoded by the exons ATGGATATATCTGATTTAATCGAGCCCCCGCAAAAGCGCCTGAAGACTGAGGGTGCCTCCAGCACAGAGGAAGTCACTCTCCCTGCCGGCGCAGCCCCTCCCCAGACCGCCACTGAAGATCCGTTATCGAGAGAGATCGAGGTTGGAATCACCGAGTTTGTTAGCGCAGATAATGAAGGTTTCGCGGGGATATTGAAGAAACG GTACACAGATTTCCTCGTCAACGAGATCCTGCCCTCCGGCAAAGTTTTGCATCTGCAGAGCACTGCAGTGCCGAAAACCACAGAGGAGGATAGTGGCGATGCGCCTGCGCCGGCCGAGGAGAAGCCAAAGGAGCCCGAGACTCCTGCGGAGGAGTCGCCAGCTCCCGCCGAATTTCAGTTAACGGATGAGGACCGGGTACTGctcgacgagctcttcgGCGCCCAATATGTCCAGAAAATCTTGTCTCTACACCGCAAGGCAACGACGAATTTGAAGGCGAAACCAAGTGATTTGGGGCGATTGAACACCATTGTCGTTGACGACCGCGACAAGCGCATCAAAATTCACCACGCAGTCCGCCGGATCTTCAACTCGCAGCTCGAGTCTTCGACCGACCACGACGGGACAATGGTCCTATCGGCGGCTTCAAACCGAAACAAGAAGAATGCACAGGGTGGCGGACGCGGGGGTGGAAATGGGCGTGAGCGGGGGCGCGTTAATTGGGATGATTTGGGTGGTCCGTATCTACACTTTACAATCCACAAGGAGAATAAGGATACCATGGAGGTCATCTCGTTCATCGCCCGCCAATTGAAGATGAACCCCAAGAGCTTCCAGTTCGCAGGCACCAAAGATCGCCGTGGTGTAACTGTGCAGAGGGCATGCGCATACCGCTTGCAAGCCGACCGTCTAGCGAAACTCAACCGAACGCTTCGCAATGCCGTCCTCGGCGACTTCGAATATCAACGGCATGGCCTCGAGCTGGGAGATCTCTATGGAAATGAATTCGTCGTAACTCTACGCGAGTGCGACATCCCAGGAGTAAGCCCCAAAGATGGTGAAACTGCCGTAACAACTGCGACGGAACTAGCAAGCTCAGCGCTAAAGAGCCTCCATCAACGAGGCTACTTCAACTACTATGGTCTCCAGCGCTTCGGAACCTTTGCAACCCGTACCGATACCATTGGTGTTAAAATCCTACAGGACGACTTCAAGGGCGCCTGCGACGCAATCCTCGACTACAGCCCGCacgtcctcgccgccgcgCAAGCAGGCGAAGCCGCAACAGTCAATATCAGCTCCGAAGACAAGGCACGCGCAGAATCAATCCACATTTTCCAAACAACCGGCCATGTCACCGACGCCGTTGAAAAGATGCCCCGCAAGTTCACCGCCGAGTCAAATATCATCCGCCACCTCGGCCGCTCCAAGAACGACTCCCTCGGTGCCCTGCAAACAATCCCCCGAAACCTCCGCCTCATGTACGTCCACGCCTACCAGTCCCTCGTCTGGAACCTCGCGGTCGGCGAGCGCTGGCGCCTCTACGGTGACCGCGTTGTAGAAGGCGACCTTGTCCTCGTCCACGAACACCGCGACAAAGACGggtccgccgccgcagcctctgCAGGGGCAGGGGCAGAAAGCGCAACCGTCGACGCAGACGGCGAAGTCATCATTGCGCCCCAAGAGGGCGACAGCGCCTATGCGGCCGAAGACACATTTACGCGCGCTCGAGCCCTAACTGCCGATGAAGCCAACAGTGGCAAATACAACATCTTCGACATCGTCCTTCCCCTTCCGGGCTTTGACATTGTTTACCCGCCTAACAAAATGACCGACTTCTACAAGGAGTTCATGAGCAGCCCACGCGGCGGCGGCTTAGACCCCTTCAACATGCGCAGAAAATGGAAGGATGCGAGCCTGAGCGGGAGTTACCGCAAGGTGCTTAGTCGGATGGGGCCCGATTTCTCAGTAGAGGCGAAGTTATATTCGGCAGATGACCAGCAGTTCGTGACGACggacttggagaagttgaggtCGAAATCAAAGGATGGGGAACAAATGGATACTGAAGGTGGCAAGGAGCATGATAAGATCGCTGTGGTTCTTAAGTTCCAGCTTGGATCTAGCCAGTATGCCACTATGGCGTTGAGGGAGTTGATGAGGGGTAAGGTGAAGGCATATCAACCTGACTTTGGGGGTGGACGGTAG
- a CDS encoding PHD finger domain protein (COG:S;~EggNog:ENOG410PQXW;~InterPro:IPR019787,IPR019786,IPR011011,IPR001965, IPR013083;~PFAM:PF00628) has protein sequence MSWDQPIHSFSYPNGEPQTPTRTPPTTFFSDATFQTPKLESSFFDPRVTWDTSDPYASSPEFLRTPQRFGLNTPRLQEQKAPQDPTSPGLHNAKQLSSQVETARKHRQSKPHGPGEYGSRTVESAKSAASMQTPPPSSASRTKVTEFGDLSNTGHRPPVSSAAGPHLETPSRVMGASPRLFGGFQSSPGPFQLGSIDPSTSPFFPQQKLFWDHELDQHTADLGLSGNDGNVFDSASTSAFQANTANPPQDPHIPQLPHIEENFELPEFNNAIYGLSSGAPTDAALFPAPFSTSPRLPLPKADDPALFLSSPARRFGGPQASPEKRVFSREQRQPYHHQTEEFKREELRRSQGVNPQLSEYEDDDYTPRQNRPTLTRSLTVGGTNASRPGSGGTMSSASGIRKSPSKGRSSPIKPIRAPLPRSNSMASGFPRRSQSVVLRIGKDGRAKTEMQPVVEASTGLTDPVSGMDMDDSATESEYDSAEFPEYPPSSRNTSFAFSEAGRPNITRSDSGSRPPSMGSYTSSHSGRVSPWATAPRGPARRPPLKATIEDWKRTPKRQSSALHSDLSYSSAASIPGSIADVEEDTGDAQQALRKVLQDKGRIPRSQTIASFGSRSNRSLQSLAQLQSSPPRFGTELDSDSREANTSPTTVTDPDLATPCTDRYSNPSNGTRCICNSMDNGGHLMIQCESCSHWLHTKCVGLERSNLPSVYVCIFCAQTPTRKNRVRVPVSGVGHAPTSPLAHKSYRFR, from the exons ATGAGTTGGGATCAGCCTATCCACAG CTTCAGCTATCCAAACGGTGAACCTCAGACCCCAACGAGGACTCCTCCCACAACCTTCTTCAGTGACGCTACCTTCCAAACCCCCAAGCTCGaatccagcttcttcgacCCCCGTGTCACATGGGACACCTCCGATCCGTACGCCTCGAGCCCTGAGTTCCTGCGCACCCCTCAGAGATTCGGCCTGAACACTCCCCGCTTGCAAGAGCAAAAAGCACCCCAGGATCCGACATCCCCGGGGCTACACAATGCGAAGCAATTGAGCTCTCAAGTTGAAACTGCTAGAAAGCATCGCCAGTCGAAGCCTCATGGCCCGGGCGAATATGGCTCTCGGACTGTGGAATCCGCAAAATCGGCCGCTTCCATGCAGACCCCGCCGCCGAGTAGCGCATCGAGGACAAAGGTGACTGAGTTTGGAGATTTGAGCAATACAGGGCATAGGCCACCAGTCTCCAGTGCGGCAGGGCCCCATCTGGAAACTCCGAGTAGGGTGATGGGTGCTTCTCCCCGCCTATTCGGCGGCTTTCAATCGTCTCCGGGCCCTTTCCAGCTCGGCTCGATTGACCCGTCGACATCGCCTTTCTTTCCACAGCAAAAGTTGTTCTGGGACCATGAGCTCGACCAGCATACAGCAGACTTGGGCTTATCCGGAAACGATGGCAATGTGTTTGACTCTGCAAGCACAAGCGCCTTTCAAGCCAATACAGCAAACCCCCCACAAGACCCTCACATTCCGCAACTACCTCACATCGAAGAGAATTTCGAACTTCCTGAATTCAACAACGCAATCTACGGCCTCTCCTCTGGTGCTCCCACAGACGCTGCCCTGTTCCCCGCCCCATTTTCCACCTCTCCTCGACTTCCTTTGCCCAAAGCAGACGACCCCGCTTTGTTTTTGAGCTCTCCCGCACGCCGATTTGGAGGACCTCAAGCATCCCCGGAGAAACGAGTGTTCTCGAGAGAACAGCGTCAACCGTACCACCATCAAACAGAGGAGTTCAAGCGAGAAGAGCTCCGACGTTCTCAAGGAGTCAACCCCCAGCTTTCGGAATACGAAGATGACGACTACACCCCTCGACAAAACAGGCCTACGTTGACCCGGAGCCTCACCGTTGGTGGAACTAATGCATCGCGGCCAGGATCCGGCGGCACAATGTCATCTGCAAGTGGCATCCGGAAGAGCCCATCGAAGGGGAGATCATCCCCAATCAAGCCAATTCGTGCTCCACTGCCTAGATCCAACTCCATGGCTAGTGGATTTCCACGACGGTCTCAGTCGGTGGTGCTCAGAATTGGCAAAGATGGTAGAGCTAAGACGGAAATGCAGCCTGTCGTTGAGGCATCGACTGGCTTGACGGACCCTGTTAGCGGTATGGATATGGACGACTCTGCCACGGAAAGCGAGTACGATTCGGCAGAGTTTCCTGAATATCcccccagcagccgcaaCACTTCTTTTGCGTTTTCAGAAGCCGGGAGACCAAACATTACCCGCAGTGACTCCGGTTCACGACCTCCTTCCATGGGCTCTTACACTTCATCTCACTCAGGTCGAGTCTCACCGTGGGCTACAGCTCCTCGTGGCCCGGCTAGGCGGCCGCCATTGAAAGCTACGATAGAGGACTGGAAACGGACACCGAAGAGGCAGTCTTCGGCTCTCCATTCGGATTTGTCGTATAGCAGCGCAGCTTCTATTCCCGGCAGTATTGCTGACGTAGAAGAGGATACCGGGGATGCCCAACAGGCTCTCCGCAAGGTTCTGCAGGATAAAGGGCGGATTCCTAGGTCGCAGACAATTGCAAGCTTCGGCTCCCGGTCCAACCGTTCTTTGCAATCTTTGGCACAGCTACAATCGTCACCGCCTCGATTTGGCACTGAGCTAGACTCAGATTCCCGGGAAGCAAATACGTCTCCTACGACTGTTACAGACCCTGATCTCGCAACCCCTTGTACGGACCGATATAGCAACCCAAGTAACGGTACCAGATGCATCTGCAATTCCATGGATAATGGTGGTCACTTGATGATTCAATG CGAATCGTGCAGTCACTGGTTGCATACCAAATGCGTCGGTCTGGAACGGTCAAACCTCCCGTCTGTCTACGTCTGCATCTTCTGCGCACAAACCCCGACTCGGAAAAATCGAGTGCGCGTACCTGTCAGTGGCGTCGGCCATGCTCCGACCTCACCTCTCGCCCATAAGTCCTATCGATTTCGATAA
- a CDS encoding uncharacterized protein (TransMembrane:1 (o82-104i)): MDSIGIQSISGQGPTEAEQGSSDGSVSSNITPTTQITNATPTTFGGLEDATGHVTTSSSSSSSSSNSDSGGGGGGMSTNTKVAIAVPVAVVGAAIIAAIIFFLIRRRRRQRQRTSQYPNISTPRMENSSSLFIPAHIEPVPPPPPAPGNQRSMPDEHEALSLPPHPSEVGVAQTTPPVPAVVAVPPPDLEWRTSEERRAIGRPQSPFSHPSDHDHEDSMSIVSEIHDREGVMRTRAVRDDDMSSVSSFEDDEPRPSMNRPR, from the exons ATGGATTCCATCGGCATTCAGAGTATCTCAG GACAAGGACCGACAGAAGCAGAACAAGGATCATCCGACGGATCAGTATCAAGTAATATCACACCCACGACCCAAATTACAAACGCAACCCCAACCACCTTTGGCGGCTTAGAAGATGCCACCGGCCAcgtcaccaccagcagcagcagcagcagcagtagcagCAATAGCgacagcggcggcggcggcggcggcatgagcaccaacaccaaagtcgccatcgccgtccctgtcgccgtcgtcggcgccgCCATAATCGCTGCAATTATattcttcctcatccgccggcgccggcgccagcgccaacgaACCTCCCAATATCCCAACATCTCAACGCCCCGAATGGAaaattcctcctccctcttcatccccgCCCATATCGAACCTGTCCCGCCGcccccaccagcaccagggaACCAGCGCTCGATGCCTGATGAACATGAAGCTCTctctctgcctcctcacCCGTCAGAAGTAGGCGTCGCACAAACGACACCACCAGTCCCCGCCGTCGTCGCAGTGCCACCACCAGATCTAGAATGGAGGACGTCTGAGGAACGACGTGCCATCGGACGGCCACAGTCGCCATTCAGTCACCCAAGCGACCACGATCATGAAGATTCCATGTCTATTGTGTCGGAGATTCACGACCGGGAGGGAGTGATGAGGACCAGGGCTGTGAGAGACGATGATATGTCATCTGTATCAAGCTTCGAGGATGACGAGCCGAGACCGTCGATGAATCGGCCGCGGTAA